The following are encoded together in the Lagopus muta isolate bLagMut1 chromosome 7, bLagMut1 primary, whole genome shotgun sequence genome:
- the ELP6 gene encoding elongator complex protein 6 isoform X1: MLQELNELLDAAPQRPDTGKFTLLRDSRTDGSFLVHHFLSFYLRAGCKVCFLALVQSFSHYNIVAQKLGISLTAAKEQGQLVFLEGLKSCLDLVFGEEERSGQPSPLQFISGSVSNLKDLFHFVRTSLTPTDSDCWKGRVLLVDDLSVLLSLGAAPVDVLDFIHYCRMVVCSQLKVLLPLHTEAKPGFLFVPLCTVEVQKALSLREVQTFAPWPFLGSCMSPRGTFATGFQEVLCRAGLWGGTHCFFQAVALQRCLLTAVFVCMQEETFLR, from the exons ATGCTGCAGGAGTTGAACGAGCTGCTGGacgccgccccgcagcgcccggACACG gGTAAATTCACACTGCTGCGAGACAGCAGAACGGATGGCAGCTTCTTGGTGCACCACTTCCTCTCCTTCTACCTCAGAG CTGGCTGTAAGGTTTGCTTCCTGGCCCTGGTCCAGTCCTTCAGTCACTATAACATTGTAGCACAGAAGCTG GGGATCAGTCTAACAGCTGCCAAGGAACAGGGGCAGCTTGTCTTTTTGGAAGGCCTCAAGTCCTGCCTTGACCTCGTGTTTGGGGAGGAGGAGCGGTCAGGACAGCCCAGTCCTCTTCAATTTATAAG TGGGAGCGTTTCCAACCTCAAGGACCTGTTTCACTTTGTCCGGACGTCCCTGACGCCCACTGACAGCGACTGCTGGAAGGGCCGGGTGCTGCTGGTGGATGACCTCAGcgtgctgctcagcctgggtGCTGCGCCAGTGGACGTGCTGGACTTCATCCACTACTGCAGAATGGTGGTGTGCTCTCAGCTCAAGgtactgctccctctgcacaCAGAAGCAAAGCCTGGCTTTCTCTTTGTTCCCCTGTGCACAGTAGAAGTGCAGAAGGCTTTGTCTCTGCGGGAAGTTCAGACCTTCGCTCCATGGCCCTTCCTGGGGAGTTGCATGAGTCCCCGGGGTACCTTTGCAACTGGTTTCCAGgaggtgctgtgcagagcagggctctggGGTGGAACGCACTGCTTTTTTCAAGCTGTGGCACTTCAGAGATGTCTGCTCACAGCCgtgtttgtgtgcatgcaggAGGAAACATTTCTAAGGTGA
- the ELP6 gene encoding elongator complex protein 6 isoform X2 — translation MLQELNELLDAAPQRPDTGKFTLLRDSRTDGSFLVHHFLSFYLRAGCKVCFLALVQSFSHYNIVAQKLGISLTAAKEQGQLVFLEGLKSCLDLVFGEEERSGQPSPLQFISGSVSNLKDLFHFVRTSLTPTDSDCWKGRVLLVDDLSVLLSLGAAPVDVLDFIHYCRMVVCSQLKGNIVVLVHGSEDSEDEENKLVVTSLCHHSNLILWVEGLATGFCKDVHGEIKIIKRLSLESTEKDVIQIYQYKIQDKNVSFFARGLSAAVL, via the exons ATGCTGCAGGAGTTGAACGAGCTGCTGGacgccgccccgcagcgcccggACACG gGTAAATTCACACTGCTGCGAGACAGCAGAACGGATGGCAGCTTCTTGGTGCACCACTTCCTCTCCTTCTACCTCAGAG CTGGCTGTAAGGTTTGCTTCCTGGCCCTGGTCCAGTCCTTCAGTCACTATAACATTGTAGCACAGAAGCTG GGGATCAGTCTAACAGCTGCCAAGGAACAGGGGCAGCTTGTCTTTTTGGAAGGCCTCAAGTCCTGCCTTGACCTCGTGTTTGGGGAGGAGGAGCGGTCAGGACAGCCCAGTCCTCTTCAATTTATAAG TGGGAGCGTTTCCAACCTCAAGGACCTGTTTCACTTTGTCCGGACGTCCCTGACGCCCACTGACAGCGACTGCTGGAAGGGCCGGGTGCTGCTGGTGGATGACCTCAGcgtgctgctcagcctgggtGCTGCGCCAGTGGACGTGCTGGACTTCATCCACTACTGCAGAATGGTGGTGTGCTCTCAGCTCAAG GGGAACATTGTGGTGCTGGTTCACGGCAGCGAGGATTCAGAGGATGAGGAGAACAAGCTGGTGGTGACCTCCCTGTGTCATCACAGCAACCTGATCCTGTGGGTGGAGGGGCTGGCAACTGGCTTCTGCAAGGATGTTCATGGGGAG attaaaataattaagagaCTGTCCTTGGAGTCAACAGAGAAGGACGTCATCCAGATCTACCAATACAAGATCCAGGACAAGAACGTCTCCTTTTTTGCTAGAGGGCTGTCAGCTGCTGTCCtgtga